The Ananas comosus cultivar F153 linkage group 2, ASM154086v1, whole genome shotgun sequence genome contains a region encoding:
- the LOC109706458 gene encoding acyl-coenzyme A oxidase 3, peroxisomal-like → MMCSPPSRAINVLLQQVSKALLGEYVVAQKRKIPLRGLGLEHINEPCPDIHENLTSSILRSFKFQTDIFCLRERDLLKPDADEVSQYQAKGESKERATLLEHLATDELSFIFRLKGHGYYVSVEGVQVADYPWTNISCQGFQILWGLVIDLDKLSKWSNEFLNIYNLGLF, encoded by the exons ATGATGTGCAGTCCACCTTCGAGGGCGATAAATGTGTTACTGCAGCAG GTTAGTAAAGCACTTCTTGGGGAATATGTAGTTGCTCAGAAAAGAAAGATACCTCTTAGAGGACTGGGATTGGAGCACATAAATGAACCTTGCCCTGATATTCATGAGAATCTAACAAGCTCTATCTTAAGGAGCTTCAAGTTCCAG ACTGATATATTCTGCTTGCGTGAGAGAGATTTGCTGAAGCCCGATGCTGACGAAGTCTCACAGTATCAAGCCAAGGGAGAGAGTAAAGAGAGAGCAACATTGCTG GAGCATCTGGCTACGGATGAATTATCATTTATCTTCCGTCTAAAG GGACATGGTTATTATGTTTCTGTTGAAGGTGTGCAAGTAGCTGATTATCCATGGACTAATATTTCTTGTCAAGGTTTTCAG ATTCTTTGGGGCCTTGTCATCGATTTGGATAAGCTTTCGAAGTGGAGCAAtgagtttttaaatatttataatttaggaCTTTTTTGA